In Fusarium fujikuroi IMI 58289 draft genome, chromosome FFUJ_chr08, one genomic interval encodes:
- a CDS encoding related to TIM barrel metal-dependent hydrolase, translated as MNPPSPPLSIAKRAANVSCGADPRMPVGAWDSHLHIMDPMRYPPVENIPYKPAVHNLWENAIFENSIGCDHVFFVQTATHGYDLTLMLDSMRAVGNKRALGLALFDPNTTSHEHIRRWDSEGVRAVRVNLVTYGDDTPIDELKSQINKYVNLIKPFDWVLQLYTKMERIAELEDFLPALGVRVVFDHYGDPSLPKSTGPVNPYDIKGFQSLVRLLKTGTTWVKISGAYRLSHLDSDIWEDLDPVTLELFEQAPKRVVFGSDWPHTRFEGLDVRPWVSHLLDLTEGKQWLRERLFRDNALELWGVNKTQSTCHGDR; from the coding sequence ATGAATCCTCCTTCACCACCTCTATCAATTGCCAAGAGGGCAGCCAACGTCTCCTGTGGCGCTGACCCACGAATGCCGGTCGGCGCTTGGGATTCACATCTTCACATCATGGACCCCATGCGTTATCCTCCAGTCGAAAACATTCCCTACAAGCCCGCCGTTCATAACCTCTGGGAGAACGCGATTTTCGAGAACAGCATCGGGTGCGaccatgtcttcttcgttcAGACCGCAACGCATGGATATGATTTGACTCTCATGCTGGACTCTATGCGTGCGGTTGGGAATAAACGAGCCCTGGGTCTTGCATTGTTTGACCCAAATACCACTTCACATGAGCATATTCGCAGATGGGATAGCGAAGGTGTTCGTGCTGTACGCGTCAATCTCGTGACGTATGGTGATGACACTCCTATCGATGAGCTCAAGAGCCAGATCAACAAGTACGTCAACCTTATCAAGCCTTTCGATTGGGTTCTTCAGTTGTACACCAAAATGGAGCGCATTGCCGAGCTGGAAGATTTCTTGCCTGCTCTTGGTGTGCGCGTTGTCTTTGATCACTATGGCGACCCAAGTCTTCCGAAGTCAACGGGTCCTGTGAACCCCTACGACATCAAGGGCTTCCAATCTCTGGTCCGCCTTTTGAAGACTGGGACGACTTGGGTCAAGATATCTGGCGCGTACCGCCTCAGCCATCTTGATTCTGATATCTGGGAGGATCTCGACCCTGTCACGTTGGAGCTCTTCGAGCAAGCCCCAAAGCGAGTTGTTTTTGGCTCAGACTGGCCTCACACACGATTTGAAGGTTTAGACGTTAGGCCTTGGGTGTCTCACTTACTGGATTTGACCGAAGGAAAGCAATGGCTTCGGGAGAGACTCTTCAGGGATAACGCTTTGGAGCTTTGGGGAGTGAATAAGACGCAGAGTACCTGTCATGGAGACAGATGA
- a CDS encoding probable acetyl-CoA C-acyltransferase precursor, with the protein MFPSRGIISILAKAPSDVVILSSLRTPICRANRGSLNNAFPEELLASVLKATIDRVPNLDPSIIEDVAVGVVLSELGGSKAARMAMNHVGYPNTTSLYTINRACSSSLQAISSIASQIRTGIISAGIGAGMESMTRNYGSRAIPTDLWPTLRESPVKDALDCILPMGITSENIAERYGISREDQDIFAVNSHLKAAEAQVSGFFLDEIVPVTQKMPDGLEEVVVDTDDGIRPQASLEGLAKLKPAFRENGTSTAGNSSQVSDGAAATLLMRRSTANELGLGGNIMGKFVSAVTVGCAPDEMGVGPAIAIPKLLDSTCLTKDDIHRWEINEAFASQAIYCLRKLDLERAYQDNKVNPDGGAIALGHPLGATGARLASTLLHGLGRPDGGELGIVSMCIGTGMGMAGLFVRE; encoded by the coding sequence ATGTTTCCATCAAGAGGTATCATTTCCATACTTGCCAAGGCTCCCAGCGACGTTGTAATTTTGTCCTCGTTGCGCACGCCAATATGCCGCGCGAATCGAGGATCCCTCAACAATGCGTTCCCCGAAGAGCTTCTCGCCTCTGTGCTCAAAGCAACGATCGACAGAGTACCCAACCTCGACCCGTCAATCATAGaagatgttgctgttggtgtaGTACTGTCTGAGCTTGGAGGCTCTAAAGCTGCACGCATGGCTATGAACCACGTTGGCTACCCAAACACCACGTCCCTCTATACTATCAATCGGGCATGCTCTTCTTCACTCCAAGCAATCTCATCCATCGCTTCTCAGATTCGAACAGGGATAATCTCCGCGGGAATTGGAGCGGGAATGGAAAGTATGACGCGGAACTATGGGAGCCGAGCTATCCCAACTGACCTCTGGCCGACCCTCCGAGAGTCCCCGGTAAAAGATGCCCTGGACTGTATCCTTCCAATGGGCATTACCTCCGAAAACATCGCTGAGCGATACGGCATCTCACGGGAGGATCAAGATATTTTTGCAGTCAACAGTCACCTAAAGGCGGCAGAAGCACAAGTATCTGGCTTTTTCTTGGATGAGATTGTCCCGGTTACGCAAAAGATGCCTGATGGGCTAGAAGAGGTTGTCGTCGATACGGATGATGGCATCCGACCTCAGGCAAGTTTGGAAGGCCTAGCAAAGTTGAAGCCGGCCTTCAGAGAGAACGGCACCTCCACTGCTGGTAATTCATCTCAAGTGTCAGACGGCGCTGCTGCAACGCTCCTCATGAGACGCAGCACGGCAAATGAACTTGGCCTGGGTGGCAACATCATGGGGAAGTTTGTTTCTGCAGTAACAGTAGGCTGTGCACCAGACGAGATGGGTGTCGGGCCGGCGATTGCGATCCCAAAGCTACTGGACAGCACTTGCCTCACGAAGGATGATATTCACAGATGGGAAATTAACGAGGCTTTTGCGAGCCAGGCAATCTATTGCCTAAGAAAACTAGATCTCGAAAGGGCGTACCAGGATAATAAGGTCAACCCGGATGGAGGTGCTATTGCTCTAGGGCATCCGCTGGGTGCTACAGGGGCAAGACTGGCCAGTACGCTACTACATGGCTTGGGGCGGCCCGATGGCGGTGAGCTGGGGATTGTTAGTATGTGTATTGGAACTGGTATGGGTATGGCCGGATTGTTCGTACGAGAATGA